In one window of Photobacterium leiognathi DNA:
- the ccoO gene encoding cytochrome-c oxidase, cbb3-type subunit II, with the protein MINKDFTSSVVILIASTAIVAAFSFLVWVLPAFFYQDKLIAESTAKPLTALQVAGRDIYISEGCHTCHSMMVRPLNAEIKRYGRYNRESDDIYEHPNLWGSKRTGPDLTNLGRKYSDQWHIIHLRNPRDVVPTSIMPSYPWLFEQVLDGEDIEAKLTALRTLGVPYSDKEIRQARLEVKGKTKAQALIAYLQSLGQDQGVRP; encoded by the coding sequence ATGATTAATAAAGACTTTACTTCATCGGTGGTGATTTTAATTGCGTCAACAGCAATTGTTGCTGCTTTCTCTTTCCTTGTTTGGGTTCTACCTGCCTTCTTCTATCAAGACAAGCTGATTGCAGAATCGACAGCAAAACCGTTAACGGCGTTACAAGTAGCTGGACGTGATATTTACATCAGTGAAGGTTGCCATACTTGCCACTCAATGATGGTTCGTCCGCTTAATGCTGAGATAAAACGTTATGGCAGATACAACCGAGAGAGTGATGATATATACGAGCATCCAAATCTTTGGGGTTCAAAACGAACAGGGCCAGATTTAACCAATCTTGGGCGTAAATATTCAGATCAATGGCATATTATTCATCTGCGTAATCCTCGTGATGTAGTACCAACATCGATCATGCCGTCTTATCCGTGGTTATTTGAGCAAGTATTAGATGGTGAAGACATTGAAGCTAAGCTCACAGCCCTACGCACTTTAGGTGTGCCCTATAGTGACAAAGAAATTCGCCAAGCGAGATTAGAGGTGAAAGGTAAAACCAAAGCACAAGCATTAATCGCCTACTTGCAAAGCTTGGGACAAGATCAAGGAGTACGACCATGA